Proteins encoded by one window of Arachis hypogaea cultivar Tifrunner chromosome 1, arahy.Tifrunner.gnm2.J5K5, whole genome shotgun sequence:
- the LOC112798548 gene encoding uncharacterized protein isoform X3, translated as MANSGTKFVSVNLNKSYGQQSHHLHNNHSASFGSGRTNRPSSGHGGAGGGGGMVVLSRPRSSHKAGPKLSVPPPLNLPSLRKEHERFDSLGSGVGPAGASGSGTGSRPASSGLGWTKPAPITAGEKEAPVEHALDGFDQGLRSGEGFGRGGSVYMPPAARSGPVGPTAAPVLPQPTVEKAAVLRGEDFPSLRAATLVSSTSGPAQKSKEKENSIQKLKNSGDESNVSGDQRKDESVVELHQQQRHSQFSIARGGGIGIGGEFGESGNGTRGGFGGSRGSAGEHGGRKQQDEYFPGPLPLVRLNPRSDWADDERDTSHGFTERSRGEGSRDHGLSLKSEAYWDFDMPRVGLLPHNNKHGFDKRGQLRDNEAGKVSSSEVSKLDHYDRNGVGVGVRPSSSGSRNLGKDNKYGPSPFRDNVNGDSGKRDMGYGQGQGGKPWSSNMTDSYGDRNNNAQQYNRNRVDSVQSSVSKSSFSLGGKGLPVNDPLLNFGREKRTLQKSEKAFMEDPFGASGFDGRDIFSSGLVGVVKKKKDMLKQTDFHDPVRESFEAELERVQRMQEQERQRVIEEQERALELARREEEERLRQAREQEERQRRLEEEAREAAWRAEQERVEALRKVEEQRIAREEEKQRMILEEERRKQAARQKLLELEQRIARRQAEASKVGNSSQLVDDKMSGVVNEKDASRATDVGDWEDSERMVDRILTSASSDSSSVNRPLETGSRPNFSRDVSSAFIDRGKPVNSWKRDAYDNWGSSAFYSQDQENGHNSPRRDPSIGGKAFMRKEYNGGAGFMSSRTYYKGVSEAPLDEYAHLRGQRWHQSGDGDHVGRSTDNDSDFHESFVERFGEGWTQGRSHPFPPYTERPYHNSEPEGPFALGRSRYSVRQPRVLPPPSLSSVHRPYRNGNEFTGPSAFLENEIRYDQAARTESTLPTGYDNVNRGQTEVVDALQEATVNENHKGDTTTGCDSQSSLSVSSPPSSPTHLSHDDLDESGVSPGILTAEESKNVLSAPENESNEIPTIAGNENVATSSAVSSGDDDEWTNENNEQFQEQEEYDEDEDYQEEDEVHEGDDNVDLNQEFEDMHLQEKGLPHMMDNLVLGFDDGVQVGMPNEEFERTSKNEEPTFMGQQADGINLEERASFDDASNDGKGLQTVNDSSQVNLNSSSSLFHEPEKQNQDLLIQPSNAHSSVASESLGNVEASNGMSTHHSTSTSVPIAPHYSSSGQTIISNVAVTPNQADVPIKLQFGLFSGPSLIPSPVPAIQIGSIQMPLHLHPQGLMPLGHQSMSFVQPNIPSGFSFNHNPGGRMQVQTGSEASDSFIKDGIRQHSVGSQPGNARSLPQGSQPSENAENMAGIKQAQIGTPHDGTDSARTAAGFQLDKQVSQNVVRKSSSASSSAKESEGLPLSRDASFHSLSKERDFVESKAHYPPSGGRGKRYVFTVKTSGSRSSGPAPRASRPDAGGYMRRPRRNIQRTEFRVRESADKKQSSSLVLTDQTGLDNKSNINGKGAGISGRAGPRRAFLNKSGKQSVESATENLHGMDSGSRFEKVDGKDSTKAQSFSHSGQSNLKRNLCSEEDVDAPLQSGIIRVFEQPGIEAPSDEDDFIEVRSKRQMLNDRREQREKEIKAKSRVAKVPRKSRSTSQSSMANSSKGPLPVGEVANSIPSDFVPAEGRGMTNIDVSSGFNSSMPSQSLAPIGTPPLKIDAQPDVRSQLNRSLQTSFPVVSGGEKDPGPGVIFESKNKVLDNVQTSLGSWGNAQINQQVMPLTQTQLDEAMKPQQCDSQTPVSNVTAIVNESSLPTSSILTKENAFSSAASPINSLLAGEKIQFGAVTSPTILPPSSRAVSHGIGPPRSSRSDMQISHNLAGSDNDCSLFFDKEKHGDESHGHLEDCEAEAEAAASAVAVAAISSDEIVGNGLGTCSVTVTDGKGFVAADIDRVAAVALAGVGEQQSASQSRSDEPLSVSLPADLSVETPPISLWPPLPSSQNSSGQMISHFPSIPPHFPSGPPSHFPFYEMNPMMGGPVFAFGPHDESASTTQSQTQKTTTSAASRSIGSWQQCHSGVESFYGPPTGFTGPFITPPGGIPGVQGPPHMVVYNHFAPVGQFGQVGLSFMGTTYIPSGKQPDWKHIPTSSAIGPGEGDMNSMNMASSQRNPANMPSPIQHLAPGSPLMPMASPLAMFDVSPFQPSTDMSVQARWPHVPNSPLSSIPLSMPMQQQEGVQTTQFNHGPSVDQPLNIQRFTNSRTSTPSEGDRSFPRAADVNQLPDELGLVDASNPTAAKAEQNVVNKTPSLINIADAGEVSAQNGKGTNSNNQGASYAFKSQPSQQNISTLHYDNSSGHGHYQRGSVSQRNSSGGEWSHRRYQGRNQSMGTTDKSFPSSKVKQIYVAKQTIGGASSTS; from the exons ATGGCCAATTCCGGCACCAAATTCGTCTCTGTGAATCTGAACAAATCCTATGGGCAGCAATCTCACCACCTCCACAACAACCACTCCGCCTCCTTCGGATCGGGCAGGACTAACCGTCCCTCCTCCGGCCACGGCGGCGCAGGCGGCGGAGGAGGCATGGTGGTCCTCTCGAGGCCTCGCAGCTCGCACAAGGCAGGGCCTAAGCTCTCCGTCCCGCCCCCCTTGAACCTCCCTTCGCTTCGCAAGGAGCACGAGCGGTTCGATTCGCTGGGATCCGGCGTTGGTCCAGCCGGTGCTTCTGGTTCGGGAACCGGGTCCAGACCTGCCTCCTCCGGTTTGGGATGGACCAAGCCTGCTCCAATCACCGCCGGGGAGAAAGAAGCGCCTGTGGAGCACGCGCTGGATGGATTCGACCAGGGATTGAGGTCCGGCGAAGGGTTTGGCCGTGGTGGCAGCGTGTATATGCCGCCGGCTGCTCGATCCGGTCCTGTGGGACCCACTGCCGCCCCTGTTTTGCCTCAGCCTACTGTGGAGAAGGCTGCCGTGCTGAGAGGGGAGGATTTTCCTTCATTGCGTGCTGCCACCTTGGTTTCATCCACTTCTGGGCCGGCACAGAAGAGCAAGGAGAAGGAGAATTCGATTCAGAAGCTGAAGAATTCAGGTGATGAAAGTAATGTATCTGGTGATCAGAGGAAGGACGAGTCAGTTGTTGAGCTTCATCAGCAGCAGCGTCACTCTCAGTTCAGTATTGCGCGAGGTGGTGGAATTGGAATTGGGGGTGAGTTTGGTGAGAGTGGAAATGGAACTCGAGGTGGTTTTGGTGGTTCTCGAGGCAGTGCAGGGGAACATGGGGGCCGGAAGCAGCAGGATGAGTATTTTCCTGGTCCGTTGCCCCTTGTTCGGTTGAATCCGAGGTCTGATTGGGCTGACGATGAGCGAGACACGAGTCATGGATTCACAGAACGGAGCAGGGGAGAAGGAAGCAGGGATCATGGGCTTTCTTTGAAGAGTGAGGCTTATTGGGATTTTGATATGCCGAGGGTTGGCTTGTTGCCACATAATAATAAACATGGTTTTGACAAGAGGGGACAGCTAAGGGACAATGAAGCTGGAAAGGTTTCCTCCAGTGAAGTTTCTAAGCTGGACCATTATGATAGGaatggtgttggtgttggtgtgaGACCATCATCCAGTGGGAGTAGAAATTTGGGGAAGGATAACAAGTACGGTCCATCCCCTTTCAGAGATAATGTTAATGGTGATTCTGGAAAGAGGGACATGGGGTATGGTCAGGGACAGGGAGGGAAGCCATGGAGTAGTAACATGACTGACTCATATGGTGACCGAAATAATAATGCACAACAGTACAATAGAAATAGAGTTGATTCTGTCCAGAGCTCAGTGTCGAAGTCTTCATTTTCCTTGGGAGGTAAAGGGCTTCCGGTTAATGATCCTCTGCTCAATTTCGGTAGAGAGAAACGTACATTGCAGAAGTCTGAAAAGGCTTTCATGGAGGATCCATTTGGAGCTTCTGGTTTTGATGGTAGGGATATATTCTCGTCTGGTCTTGTTGGggtagtgaagaagaagaaggatatGCTTAAGCAAACTGATTTCCATGATCCTGTCAGGGAATCATTTGAGGCTGAGCTTGAAAGAGTTCAGAGGATGCAAGAACAGGAGCGGCAGCGAGTAATTGAAGAGCAAGAAAGGGCATTAGAATTGGCTCGCAGAGAAGAGGAGGAAAGATTGAGGCAAGCTAGAGAACAGGAGGAGAGGCAGAGGAGATTGGAAGAAGAAGCAAGAGAGGCAGCATGGAGAGCAGAACAAGAAAGGGTTGAAGCTTTGCGGAAGGTAGAAGAGCAGAGGATTGCaagggaagaagagaaacaaAGGATGATTTTAGAAGAAGAGAGGAGGAAACAAGCTGCTAGACAAAAACTTCTAGAATTGGAGCAAAGGATTGCTAGGAGGCAGGCTGAAGCATCAAAAGTTGGTAATAGTTCTCAACTTGTAGATGATAAGATGTCCGGGGTAGTGAACGAAAAAGATGCATCTAGAGCTACGGATGTGGGTGATTGGGAGGATAGTGAACGAATGGTTGACAGGATATTAACTTCGGCATCTTCTGATTCATCAAGTGTGAATAGGCCATTGGAGACGGGCTCTAGACCTAATTTCTCTAGAGATGTTTCTTCTGCTTTTATTGATAGGGGAAAACCAGTTAATTCATGGAAGAGAGATGCATATGATAATTGGGGTAGCTCAGCCTTCTATTCACAGGACCAGGAGAATGGTCACAACAGTCCTCGAAGGGATCCATCAATTGGTGGAAAGGCATTTATGAGGAAAGAATATAATGGTGGTGCCGGATTTATGTCATCAAGGACTTATTACAAAGGTGTTTCGGAGGCTCCTTTAGATGAATATGCTCATTTAAGAGGGCAGAGGTGGCATCAATCTGGAGATGGCGATCATGTAGGCAGAAGTACAGATAATGATTCGGATTTTCATGAAAGCTTTGTTGAAAGATTTGGTGAAGGTTGGACACAGGGCCGTTCTCATCCATTTCCTCCATACACTGAGCGTCCATATCACAATTCAGAACCTGAGGGACCTTTTGCCTTGGGGAGGTCACGTTATTCGGTCAGGCAGCCTCGTGTTCTTCCCCCACCTTCTTTATCTTCTGTGCACAGACCTTACAGGAATGGGAATGAGTTTACTGGTCCTTCTGCTTTCCTGGAAAATGAGATTCGGTATGATCAGGCAGCCAGGACTGAGTCTACGCTGCCAACTGGTTATGACAACGTGAATCGTGGACAAACTGAGGTAGTTGATGCCCTACAAGAGGCTACTGTGAATGAGAACCATAAAGGCGATACCACAACAGGTTGTGATTCTCAGTCTTCGCTCTCTGTTTCAAGCCCCCCAAGTTCTCCTACTCATCTGTCTCATGATGACTTAGATGAATCTGGAGTTTCTCCTGGGATATTGACTGCTGAGGAAAGTAAAAATGTGCTTTCTGCTCCAGAAAATGAATCAAATGAAATACCTACCATAGCTGGAAACGAGAATGTTGCCACTTCTTCTGCTGTCTCaagtggtgatgatgatgaatggaCTAATGAGAATAATGAGCAGTTCCAGGAGCAAGAAGAatatgatgaagatgaagattatCAGGAAGAAGATGAAGTGCATGAAGGAGATGATAATGTCGACCTCAATCAGGAATTTGAAGATATGCATTTGCAGGAGAAAGGATTGCCCCACATGATGGATAACCTAGTGTTAGGATTTGATGATGGTGTCCAGGTTGGGATGCCCAATGAGGAGTTTGAAAGGACTTCTAAAAATGAAGAACCCACATTTATGGGTCAACAGGCTGATGGCATTAATCTTGAAGAACGTGCTTCTTTTGATGATGCATCCAATGATGGCAAAGGCCTTCAAACTGTCAATGATTCCTCACAGGTGAATCTTAATAGTTCTTCTAGTTTGTTCCATGAACCAGAGAAGCAAAATCAAGATTTGCTCATTCAGCCTAGCAATGCTCATTCTTCTGTGGCATCTGAGAGTCTAGGCAATGTGGAAGCTTCTAATGGCATGTCTACTCATCACAGTACATCGACTTCAGTTCCTATTGCCCCGCACTACTCGTCTTCAGGCCAGACTATTATTTCCAACGTAGCTGTTACTCCTAATCAAGCAGACGTACCCATTAAACTCCAGTTTGGCCTTTTCTCTGGTCCATCTTTGATACCCTCACCTGTACCTGCCATACAGATTGGTTCTATACAGATGCCGCTACACCTTCATCCACAG GGGTTAATGCCTCTGGGTCATCAGTCAATGTCGTTTGTTCAGCCTAATATTCCATCCGGTTTCTCTTTTAATCATAATCCGGGAGGTCGAATGCAAGTTCAAACTGGTTCAGAAGCATCCGATTCTTTTATTAAAGATGGGATCAGGCAGCATTCTGTTGGCAGCCAACCAGGTAATGCTAGGAGCTTACCACAAGGTTCCCAACCAAGTGAGAATGCAGAAAATATGGCTGGAATAAAGCAGGCTCAGATTGGCACTCCCCATGATGGTACTGATAGTGCTAGAACTGCTGCAGGTTTTCAGTTGGACAAGCAGGTGAGCCAAAATGTTGTTAGAAAGAGCAGCAGTGCTTCATCAAGTGCTAAAGAGTCAGAAGGTCTGCCTCTCTCCAGAGATGCATCATTCCATTCTCTTTCTAAAGAGAGGGATTTTGTGGAGTCAAAAGCACATTATCCTCCATCTGGTGGTAGGGGAAAGAGATATGTCTTTACAGTAAAAACTTCGGGATCTAGATCATCAGGTCCAGCTCCAAGGGCCAGTCGCCCGGACGCCGGAGGATATATGAGGAGGCCCCGGCGTAATATACAACGAACTGAATTTCGAGTCCGCGAAAGTGCTGATAAGAAACAATCTTCTAGTTTGGTATTGACTGATCAGACTGGGTTGGATAATAAATCAAATATCAATGGGAAGGGAGCAGGCATTTCTGGAAGGGCAGGACCTAGGAGGGCTTTCCTAAATAAATCTGGAAAGCAGTCAGTAGAATCAGCTACTGAAAATCTACATGGAATGGATTCTGGAAGCCGATTTGAGAAGGTTGAtgggaaagattcaacaaaggcTCAGAGCTTCTCACATTCTGGACAGAGTAATCTCAAAAGGAACTTATGTTCTGAGGAAGATGTTGATGCTCCATTGCAAAGTGGAATTATACGGGTGTTTGAGCAACCTGGAATTGAAGCTCCTAGTGATGAGGATGACTTCATTGAAGTCAGGTCAAAGAGGCAAATGCTAAATGATAGGCGAGaacagagagagaaagaaatcAAGGCCAAGTCTCGGGTTGCAAAG GTACCAAGAAAATCTCGCTCCACCTCACAAAGTTCTATGGCAAATTCTAGCAAAGGACCCTTGCCTGTGGGAGAAGTGGCTAACAGTATTCCCAGTGATTTTGTCCCTGCTGAAGGGCGGGGAATGACAAATATTGATGTCTCATCTGGATTCAATTCAAGCATGCCATCCCAGTCATTAGCTCCTATAGGCACACCTCCTTTGAAAATTGATGCACAGCCTGATGTAAGGTCACAGTTAAACAG GTCACTGCAGACAAGTTTCCCAGTGGTTTCTGGTGGTGAAAAGGACCCTGGCCCTGGTGTGATTTTTGAGAGTAAGAACAAGGTTCTTGATAATGTCCAGACATCTTTGGGCTCTTGGGGCAATGCACAAATTAATCAGCAG GTCATGCCGCTTACACAGACTCAACTTGATGAGGCTATGAAACCTCAACAGTGTGATTCACAGACTCCTGTTAGCAATGTGACAGCTATTGTTAATGAATCCAGCTTGCCAACATCATCCATTTTGACAAAGGAGAACGCATTTTCATCTGCTGCCAGCCCCATTAATTCCTTGCTAGCTGGAGAAAAAATTCAATTTG GGGCAGTAACATCTCCAACTATTCTTCCTCCCAGCAGCCGTGCTGTGTCTCATGGCATTGGCCCTCCTCGTTCATCTAGATCAGACATGCAAATATCCCACAATCTTGCTGGATCTGATAATGATTGTAGTCTTTTCTTTGACAAAGAGAAACATGGTGATGAATCTCATGGCCATTTAGAAGATTGTGAAGCTGAAGCTGAAGCAGCTGCATCGGCTGTTGCTGTTGCTGCTATTAGTAGTGATGAGATTGTTGGAAATGGGTTAGGTACTTGTTCTGTCACAGTTACAGACGGTAAAGGTTTTGTAGCTGCAGATATTGATAGGGTAGCAGCAG TTGCTTTGGCAGGAGTAGGGGAGCAGCAATCTGCTAGTCAATCTAGATCTGACGAGCCTCTAAGTGTTTCTCTTCCAGCAGACTTATCTGTGGAGACTCCGCCCATTTCGTTGTGGCCACCCCTGCCTAGTTCACAAAATTCTTCTGGCCAAATGATCTCACATTTTCCTTCCATCCCTCCACATTTTCCTTCCGGCCCTCCTTCTCATTTTCCTTTCTATGAAATGAATCCTATGATGGGTGGTCCTGTGTTTGCGTTTGGGCCACATGATGAGTCTGCATCTACAACACAATCACAGACTCAAAAAACCACAACATCAGCAGCATCAAGGTCGATTGGGAGCTGGCAGCAGTGCCATTCTGGTGTTGAATCTTTTTACGGTCCTCCAACAGGATTTACTGGGCCATTTATAACTCCTCCTGGAGGCATCCCGGGAGTTCAGGGGCCCCCGCACATGGTTGTTTATAACCATTTTGCACCTGTTGGACAATTTGGTCAAGTTGGGTTGAGTTTCATGGGAACCACGTATATACCATCTGGAAAGCAGCCTGATTGGAAACACATTCCTACATCCTCTGCCATAGGACCTGGTGAAGGGGATATGAACAGTATGAATATGGCATCTTCACAGCGGAATCCTGCTAACATGCCATCGCCAATTCAACATCTTGCTCCTGGATCACCTCTTATGCCAATGGCTTCTCCTCTGGCTATGTTTGATGTTTCTCCTTTCCAG CCCTCTACTGACATGTCTGTCCAAGCTCGATGGCCTCATGTTCCTAATTCACCACTTTCATCTATTCCTTTGTCAATGCCGATGCAGCAACAAGAAGGGGTACAAACTACTCAATTTAATCATGGACCTTCTGTTGATCAGCCATTAAATATCCAAAGGTTTACCAATTCTAGGACTTCGACGCCTTCCGAAGGTGATAGGAGTTTTCCCAGAGCAGCTGATGTTAACCAATTGCCAGATGAACTTGGGTTAGTGGATGCATCAAACCCGACTGCTGCTAAGGCTGAACAGAATGTTGTCAACAAGACTCCCTCGCTGATCAACATTGCGGATGCCGGAGAGGTCAGTGCTCAGAATGGCAAAGGCACCAACAGTAATAACCAGGGTGCGAGTTATGCTTTTAAGAGTCAGCCCTCGCAACAAAATATTTCTACTTTGCACTATGACAATTCTTCAGGACATGGCCATTATCAAAGAGGTAGTGTTTCTCAGAGAAATAGTTCTGGGGGCGAATGGTCCCATCGTAGATACCAAGGAAGAAACCAATCTATGGGTACAACAGATAAGAGCTTCCCTTCATCAAAGGTGAAGCAAATTTATGTGGCTAAACAGACTATTGGCGGGGCATCGTCAACGTCATGA